In a genomic window of Quercus lobata isolate SW786 chromosome 4, ValleyOak3.0 Primary Assembly, whole genome shotgun sequence:
- the LOC115986627 gene encoding uncharacterized protein LOC115986627 isoform X2 — MVSLHSADMKAIQSTQEIQASTQVSHESQVDQLNHTTEAPVTDSGSVSASSNDSKKVSRQDIELVQNLIERCLQLYMNRDEVVKTLLNRARIDPGFTTLVWQKLEEENADFFRAYYIRLKLKKQILLFNHLLEHQYHLMKYPVPPKVPLAPIQNGIHPMPVNNLPMGYPVLQQPSFPAAGQPHLDPMGCGISSCHVVNGVPAPSNFHPIRMNSGNDMVMENSAADVAPIIPPNSTMSSMSEMPVSPGSVASSGHFPFTASEISGMGVETSALDTAFTSDVVTSVGLQLAPDGPGNSRSLDQIQWNFSLSDLTADLSNLGGTCSILTIPRLERNFLSQVASFAASQVATYSASMVDSAIQDCSTLFQLM; from the exons AGCACGCAAGAAATACAAGCCTCAACGCAAGTCTCTCATGAGTCCCAAGTTGACCAACTGAACCACACAACTGAGGCTCCTGTAACAGATTCAGGTTCAGTATCTGCTTCAAGCAATGATAGCAAAAAAGTTTCTCGCCAAGATATTGAACTT GTTCAGAATCTAATAGAGCGGTGTCTACAATTATATATGAATAGAGATGAGGTGGTTAAAACCCTCTTGAATCGTGCAAGGATAGATCCTGGATTTACAACTCTGG TATGGCAGAAGTTGGAAGAAGAAAATGCTGATTTCTTCAGGGCCTATTACATAcggctaaaattgaaaaaacaaattctCCTCTTCAACCATCTGCTTGAGCATCAGTATCACCTGATGAAGTATCCTGTACCTCCAAAGGTTCCTTTGGCCCCTATACAAAATGGGATACATCCCATGCCCG TTAATAACTTGCCTATGGGATACCCCGTACTACAGCAACCTTCATTTCCAGCAGCAGGTCAACCCCATCTGGATCCAATGGGTTGTGGAATATCAAGCTGTCATGTGGTTAATGGAGTCCCTGCACCGAGCAATTTTCATCCCATTCGGATGAATTCTGGGAACGA TATGGTGATGGAGAACAGTGCTGCTGATGTGGCTCCTATTATTCCACCAAACAGCACCATGTCATCCATGTCAGAGATGCCTGTGAGTCCTGGATCAGTGGCGTCCAGTGGCCATTTCCCCTTTACTGCATCAGAAATATCAGGAATGGGGGTAGAAACATCAGCACTTGATACAGCATTTACATCAGATGTGGTAACTTCAGTAGGATTGCAACTAGCACCAGATGGCCCTGGAAATTCCAGGTCACTAGATCAGATTCAGTGGAATTTCAGTCTATCAGATCTAACAGCAGATTTGTCGAACTTAGGAG GAACTTGCTCCATTCTCACAATACCAAGATTAGAAAGGAATTTCTTGAGCCAAGTAGCCTCCTTTGCCGCTTCACAAGTAGCAACATATTCAGCTTCCATGGTGGATTCAGCAATACAAGATTGCTCAACACTCTTCCAACTTATGTGA
- the LOC115986627 gene encoding uncharacterized protein LOC115986627 isoform X1: MVSLHSADMKAIQSTQEIQASTQVSHESQVDQLNHTTEAPVTDSGSVSASSNDSKKVSRQDIELVQNLIERCLQLYMNRDEVVKTLLNRARIDPGFTTLVWQKLEEENADFFRAYYIRLKLKKQILLFNHLLEHQYHLMKYPVPPKVPLAPIQNGIHPMPVNNLPMGYPVLQQPSFPAAGQPHLDPMGCGISSCHVVNGVPAPSNFHPIRMNSGNDMVMENSAADVAPIIPPNSTMSSMSEMPVSPGSVASSGHFPFTASEISGMGVETSALDTAFTSDVVTSVGLQLAPDGPGNSRSLDQIQWNFSLSDLTADLSNLGDLGALGNYPGSPFLPSDSEILLDSPEQEDIVEEFFVDSVPGPPCSQSDEEKS, encoded by the exons AGCACGCAAGAAATACAAGCCTCAACGCAAGTCTCTCATGAGTCCCAAGTTGACCAACTGAACCACACAACTGAGGCTCCTGTAACAGATTCAGGTTCAGTATCTGCTTCAAGCAATGATAGCAAAAAAGTTTCTCGCCAAGATATTGAACTT GTTCAGAATCTAATAGAGCGGTGTCTACAATTATATATGAATAGAGATGAGGTGGTTAAAACCCTCTTGAATCGTGCAAGGATAGATCCTGGATTTACAACTCTGG TATGGCAGAAGTTGGAAGAAGAAAATGCTGATTTCTTCAGGGCCTATTACATAcggctaaaattgaaaaaacaaattctCCTCTTCAACCATCTGCTTGAGCATCAGTATCACCTGATGAAGTATCCTGTACCTCCAAAGGTTCCTTTGGCCCCTATACAAAATGGGATACATCCCATGCCCG TTAATAACTTGCCTATGGGATACCCCGTACTACAGCAACCTTCATTTCCAGCAGCAGGTCAACCCCATCTGGATCCAATGGGTTGTGGAATATCAAGCTGTCATGTGGTTAATGGAGTCCCTGCACCGAGCAATTTTCATCCCATTCGGATGAATTCTGGGAACGA TATGGTGATGGAGAACAGTGCTGCTGATGTGGCTCCTATTATTCCACCAAACAGCACCATGTCATCCATGTCAGAGATGCCTGTGAGTCCTGGATCAGTGGCGTCCAGTGGCCATTTCCCCTTTACTGCATCAGAAATATCAGGAATGGGGGTAGAAACATCAGCACTTGATACAGCATTTACATCAGATGTGGTAACTTCAGTAGGATTGCAACTAGCACCAGATGGCCCTGGAAATTCCAGGTCACTAGATCAGATTCAGTGGAATTTCAGTCTATCAGATCTAACAGCAGATTTGTCGAACTTAGGAG ATTTAGGAGCCTTGGGAAATTACCCTGGTTCCCCCTTTTTGCCCTCGGACTCAGAAATTTTGCTTGATTCTCCTGAGCAAGAGGATATAG TGGAGGAGTTCTTTGTTGATTCTGTACCTGGACCACCATGCTCTCAATCAGATGAAGAGAAATCCTAG